The genomic region CGACCTCGAGAACGTGCGCTCGTACTACCTGAACCGCGGCTACCTCGAGTTCAACATCGATTCGACCCAGGTGTCGATCTCGCCCGACAAGAAGGACATGTACCTGACGGTCACGCTGCATGAAGGCGAGCCGTACACGATCTCGAGCGTGAAGCTGGCGGGCAACCTGCTCGATCGCGAGGCCGAGCTGCAGAAGCTCGTCAAGATCAAGGCCGGCGACCGCTTCTCGGCCGAGAAGCTGCAGCAGACCACCAAGGCGATCGTCGACAAGCTGGGCGAATACGGCTACGCGTTCGCGACCGTCAACGCCCAGCCGAACATCGACCAGTCCACGCACAAGGTCGGCCTCACGCTGATGGTCGATCCGGGCCGCCGCGTCTACGTGCGCCGCATCAACGTGGTGGGCAACTCGCGCACGCGCGACGAGGTGGTGCGCCGCGAGATGCGCCAGCTCGAGAGCTCGTGGTTCGATTCGGGCCGCCTCGCGCTGTCGAAGGATCGCATCAACCGTCTCGGCTACTTCACCGACGTCGACGTGACGACGGTGCCGGTCGAGGGCACCAGCGACGAAGTCGACGTGAACGTGAAGGTGACCGAGAAGCCGACCGGCGCGATCACGCTCGGCGCGGGCTTCTCCTCGACCGACAAGGTGGTGCTGTCGGCCGGCATCTCGCAGGACAACGTGTTCGGTTCGGGCACCAGCCTGTCGGTGAACGTGAACACGGCGCGCAGCTACCGCACGCTGACTGTCACGCAGGTCGATCCGTACTTCACGGTGGACGGCATCAAGCGCATCACCGACGTGTTCTATCGCACCTACCAGCCGCTTTACTATTCGACGAACTCGAGCTTCCGGATCATCACGGCCGGTGGCGACCTGAAGTTCGGCATTCCGTTCTCCGAGACCGACACGGTGTTCTTCGGCGCCGGTTTCGAGCAGAACCGCCTCGACATCGACGACAACACGCCCGCCAGCTACAAGGCCTACGTGCAGCAGTTCGGCCGCGTCTCGAACACGGTGCCGCTGACGATCGGCTGGTCGCGCGACGCGCGTGACAGCGCGCTGATCCCGAGCCGCGGCTACTTCACCCAGGCGAACGCCGAATACGGCGCGCCGGTGGACAAGATCCAGTACTACAAGATGGACGTGCAGGCGCAGTATTACTACTCGTTCGCGCGCGGCTTCATCCTGGGCCTGAACCTGCAGGGCGGGTACGGCAACGGCATCGGCAACTCGTACCCGATCTTCAAGAACTACTACGCGGGCGGTATCGGCTCGGTGCGTGGCTACGAACCGAGTTCGCTCGGCCCGCGCGACGCCACCACCAACGACCCGATCGGCGGCTCGAAGATGGTGGTCGGCAATATCGAGCTGACCTTCCCGCTGCCGGGCACGGGCTACGACCGCACGCTGCGCGTGTTCACGTTCCTCGACGGCGGCAACGTCTGGGGCAACGTGCCGGGCGGCAACAGCACCGGCGCGAACGGCCTGCGCTACGGCTACGGCGTGGGTCTCGCCTGGATCTCGCCGATCGGCCCGCTCAAGCTGAGCCTCGGCTTCCCGCTGCAAAAGCACGAAGGCGACCAGTACCAGAAATTCCAGTTCCAGATCGGCACGGCGTTCTGATCGGAACCGCAACACCAAACGCATCGAGAGGGTAATTTTGCTAACCGGTAAGTATTCGAAACGGATGATGTGCGTGCTGGCGCTGACGGCCGCGCTCGGCGCGACGGCCGCGCAGGCGCAGGACGTGGCGCGGATCGCGGCGGTCAATTCCGACCGTATCCTCCGCGAGTCGGCGCCCGCCAAGGCGGCGCAGACCAAGCTCGAAGCCGAGTTCGCGAAGCGCGACAAGGATCTGCAGGACATGGCGGCCCGCCTGAAGACCTTGTCCGACTCGCTCGACAAGAACGGCCAGTCGATGTCGGCTGCCGATCGCGCGCAGAAGCAGCGTGATCTGTCGCAGCTCGACACCGATTTCCAGCGCAAGCAGCGCGAGTTTCGCGAAGACCTGAACCAGCGCCGCAACGAGGAGCTCGCGGCGGTGCTGGACAAGGCCAACAAGGTGATCAAGCAGATCGCCGAGCAGCAGAACTACGACCTGATCGTGCAGGAAGCGGTCTACGTCAGTCCGCGCATCGACATCACCGACAAGGTGCTGAAGGCGCTCGCGTCGCCTTCCGGTTCGCTGAACTGACGGGGGTCGAACGCATGGCATTGACGCTCGAGGCACTCGCCAAACGTTTCGGTGGGGACATCGCCGGAGACCCGCAATGCACGGTGGGCGGCCTCGCGCCGCTCGACCAGGCGGGCCCCCAGCAGCTCGCGTTCCTCGCCAATCCGAAGTATCTGGCTCAGGTCGCCACGACGCGCGCCGGCGCGGTGCTGATCGCGCCGCGCGATCTCGAGAAGCTCGGCGCGGCCGCCGAGGGCCGCAACTTCATCGTGACGCCCAATCCCTACGCCTATTTCGCGCGCGTCGCGCAGATGTTCATCGATCTGGCCACGCCGCAGCGGCCGGCCGGCGTGCATCCGAGCGCGCGGGTCGACGCGGCGGCCCAGGTCGCGGCGAGCGCCGTGATCGGCCCGGGCGTGACGGTCGAGGCGGGCGCCGTGATCGGCGAGCAGGTGCGGCTCGACGCCAACGTGTTCGTCGGTGCCGGCACGCGGATCGGCGACGGCTCGCACCTGTATCCGAACGTGGTCGTCTATCACGGCTGCGAACTCGGCGAGCGCGCGATCGTCCATTCGGGCGCCGTGATCGGCTCGG from Burkholderia glumae LMG 2196 = ATCC 33617 harbors:
- the bamA gene encoding outer membrane protein assembly factor BamA, giving the protein MFKPHRFVPKTVAAAALAVHGLAAHATTPFVVQDIKIEGLQRVEAGSVFAYLPIKQGDTFTDDKASEAIRALYATGFFNDVKIATQGNVVIVQVQERPAISSIDFTGIKEFDKDNLLKALKAVGLSQGRYYDKSLVDKAEQELKRQYLTRGYYAAEVTTTVTPVDANRVSILFSVAEGPSAKIRQINFIGNKTFSSSTLRNEMQLSTPNWFSWYTKNDLYSKEKLTGDLENVRSYYLNRGYLEFNIDSTQVSISPDKKDMYLTVTLHEGEPYTISSVKLAGNLLDREAELQKLVKIKAGDRFSAEKLQQTTKAIVDKLGEYGYAFATVNAQPNIDQSTHKVGLTLMVDPGRRVYVRRINVVGNSRTRDEVVRREMRQLESSWFDSGRLALSKDRINRLGYFTDVDVTTVPVEGTSDEVDVNVKVTEKPTGAITLGAGFSSTDKVVLSAGISQDNVFGSGTSLSVNVNTARSYRTLTVTQVDPYFTVDGIKRITDVFYRTYQPLYYSTNSSFRIITAGGDLKFGIPFSETDTVFFGAGFEQNRLDIDDNTPASYKAYVQQFGRVSNTVPLTIGWSRDARDSALIPSRGYFTQANAEYGAPVDKIQYYKMDVQAQYYYSFARGFILGLNLQGGYGNGIGNSYPIFKNYYAGGIGSVRGYEPSSLGPRDATTNDPIGGSKMVVGNIELTFPLPGTGYDRTLRVFTFLDGGNVWGNVPGGNSTGANGLRYGYGVGLAWISPIGPLKLSLGFPLQKHEGDQYQKFQFQIGTAF
- a CDS encoding OmpH family outer membrane protein, producing MMCVLALTAALGATAAQAQDVARIAAVNSDRILRESAPAKAAQTKLEAEFAKRDKDLQDMAARLKTLSDSLDKNGQSMSAADRAQKQRDLSQLDTDFQRKQREFREDLNQRRNEELAAVLDKANKVIKQIAEQQNYDLIVQEAVYVSPRIDITDKVLKALASPSGSLN
- the lpxD gene encoding UDP-3-O-(3-hydroxymyristoyl)glucosamine N-acyltransferase; this encodes MALTLEALAKRFGGDIAGDPQCTVGGLAPLDQAGPQQLAFLANPKYLAQVATTRAGAVLIAPRDLEKLGAAAEGRNFIVTPNPYAYFARVAQMFIDLATPQRPAGVHPSARVDAAAQVAASAVIGPGVTVEAGAVIGEQVRLDANVFVGAGTRIGDGSHLYPNVVVYHGCELGERAIVHSGAVIGSDGFGFAPDFVGDGAARTGSWVKIPQVGGVKIGPDVEIGANTTIDRGAMADTVIEEGVKIDNLVQIAHNCRIGAYTVIAGCAGIAGSTTIGRHCMIGGAVGIAGHLTLGDYVIITAQSGVSKSLPKAGMYTSAFPAVEHGDWNRSAALVRNLDKLRDRIRALETSLAARDAGPAQD